Proteins encoded together in one Pseudomonas arsenicoxydans window:
- a CDS encoding ABC transporter permease: MNWEVIIKWLPKLAQGATLTLELVAIAVIAGLLLAIPLGIARSSRLWWVRAFPYGYIFFFRGTPLLVQLFLVYYGLAQFDAIRNSSMWPYLRDPFWCATATMTLHTAAYIAEILRGAIQAIPPGEIEAARALGMSRAKALFYIILPRAARIGLPAYSNEVILMLKASALASTVTLLELTGMARTIIARTYLPVEIFFAAGMFYLLMAYVLVRGFKLLERWLRVDACQGR, encoded by the coding sequence ATGAACTGGGAAGTCATCATCAAATGGCTGCCGAAACTGGCCCAAGGTGCAACGCTGACCCTGGAACTGGTGGCCATCGCCGTGATCGCCGGCTTACTGCTGGCGATTCCACTGGGCATCGCGCGTTCGTCGCGCCTGTGGTGGGTGCGGGCATTTCCCTACGGCTACATCTTCTTTTTCCGTGGCACGCCGTTGCTGGTTCAACTGTTCCTGGTCTACTACGGCCTGGCGCAGTTCGATGCGATCCGTAACAGCTCGATGTGGCCGTACCTGCGCGATCCGTTCTGGTGCGCCACCGCGACCATGACCCTGCACACCGCGGCCTATATCGCCGAGATCCTGCGTGGGGCGATTCAGGCGATTCCACCGGGCGAGATCGAAGCGGCGCGGGCGCTGGGCATGTCCCGGGCCAAAGCGCTGTTCTACATCATCCTGCCGCGTGCTGCGCGCATCGGCCTGCCGGCCTACAGCAACGAAGTGATCCTGATGCTCAAGGCCAGCGCCCTGGCCAGCACCGTGACCCTGCTGGAACTCACCGGCATGGCCCGCACCATCATTGCCCGGACCTACCTGCCGGTGGAGATCTTCTTCGCCGCGGGCATGTTCTATCTGCTGATGGCTTACGTGCTGGTGCGCGGCTTTAAGCTGTTGGAGCGCTGGTTGCGCGTCGATGCCTGCCAAGGGCGCTGA